The following coding sequences are from one Leptospira levettii window:
- a CDS encoding SpoIIE family protein phosphatase: protein MIQILTFVRSLFQAPVGVELRYQRYYVATNSIYVLAGLIHFTFVFFFWFVGAYEMAIFNIGSVFWFAFTIWINRKKYLFTSLYLCFSEVFLHALTATYFFGWGAGYQYYMMLFATGIFLLPPGKNFLKFGSIVIGCLLFASTYYYSMNYPPIYVWSTNFLTLINVSNIVFSTLFHAGFAYYFTLAANIAEDSLERENKAQTAFFQNISHELRTPLTLISGPSESALTREEGLNPQEVKIIANQGRRLTRLVNQLLDLQKITSGKMEIKTSPILLGEFLSLVSENFNAYVKRKNIQFELVLEENDSIVAADPEQLDKCIFNYLSNAIKFTESGGNIKLQTKEKDGEVIVSVYDTGVGMNENQMKRLFSRFGISEASLTREQEGTGLGLALVKELVELHGGKVGVESEIGKGSHFYFSLPILKNVKTTDISSWKEKQSHLFQHEYIPEEAKTLIVNVEKPPYKHFVKLLVVEDNPDLRSYLGSILTRAGYHVLVAKDGEEGLRTIYSENPDLVITDLMMPKLSGLDLIKEIRKKELFHSLPVILLTAKADVTTRKELHSEGADLYLSKPFLESELLSVIRNALRLKQKEFYLQNELARGIKIQKRLLPEPNFNKNQIDVKLEFLPSDGIAGDYYCIQTLENGKTFVLLADVSGHGFSAGMISTLLHFSLQLPINNKENPAECLTQMNSNLYGNTAGLFITAVAVVIDPHEKKFIWSKAGHEDIYFGNQNHITALLGKGKPLSILPEWEGTNFELPYEVGDKLFLFSDGIFDVRSKDNSMFREKGFVEWLKDESLWKRDNSLKSLLQSAISHQNSELFEDDVTLLSIQFLR, encoded by the coding sequence ATGATCCAGATTTTAACCTTTGTTCGCTCACTATTCCAAGCGCCAGTGGGAGTCGAATTGCGGTACCAACGATACTACGTCGCGACTAACTCAATTTATGTTTTAGCAGGTCTTATCCATTTTACCTTTGTCTTTTTTTTCTGGTTCGTCGGTGCTTATGAGATGGCAATCTTCAACATTGGAAGTGTATTCTGGTTTGCATTTACAATTTGGATCAATCGAAAAAAATATCTATTTACTTCCTTGTATTTATGTTTTTCTGAAGTGTTTTTACATGCACTAACAGCGACTTATTTTTTTGGATGGGGGGCAGGATACCAATACTACATGATGTTATTTGCAACGGGAATTTTCCTTTTGCCTCCTGGAAAAAATTTTCTTAAATTTGGAAGCATTGTGATTGGGTGCCTCTTATTCGCATCTACTTATTATTATTCGATGAATTATCCTCCCATTTATGTATGGAGTACAAATTTTCTCACACTCATCAATGTATCCAATATTGTCTTTTCCACTTTATTCCATGCAGGATTTGCATATTATTTTACGTTAGCTGCCAATATCGCCGAAGACTCGTTAGAGAGAGAAAATAAAGCACAAACTGCTTTTTTCCAAAACATCTCACATGAATTGAGAACACCTCTCACGTTAATTTCAGGGCCTTCTGAATCCGCATTAACTCGTGAGGAAGGATTAAATCCACAGGAGGTCAAAATCATAGCCAACCAAGGTAGAAGATTAACTCGACTCGTAAACCAACTACTTGACCTTCAAAAAATTACATCAGGCAAAATGGAAATCAAAACATCACCCATCCTTCTAGGTGAATTTTTATCGTTGGTATCAGAAAATTTTAATGCCTACGTCAAAAGAAAAAACATTCAATTTGAACTCGTTTTAGAAGAGAATGATTCCATTGTTGCTGCTGATCCAGAACAATTGGATAAATGTATTTTCAATTATTTATCCAATGCCATCAAATTTACCGAATCAGGTGGTAACATCAAATTACAAACAAAGGAAAAGGATGGGGAGGTGATTGTCTCAGTCTACGACACAGGAGTTGGCATGAATGAAAATCAAATGAAACGCCTATTTTCTCGTTTTGGAATCAGCGAAGCTTCCCTCACAAGAGAACAAGAAGGTACAGGTCTTGGTTTAGCACTTGTGAAAGAGTTAGTGGAATTACATGGAGGTAAAGTTGGAGTTGAAAGTGAAATAGGAAAAGGTTCTCATTTTTATTTTTCATTACCCATTTTAAAGAATGTAAAGACAACAGATATCTCAAGTTGGAAAGAAAAACAATCACACCTTTTCCAACATGAATACATTCCTGAAGAGGCAAAAACACTTATCGTAAATGTAGAAAAACCACCTTACAAACATTTTGTAAAACTTCTAGTTGTAGAAGACAACCCAGACCTTCGATCTTACTTAGGATCAATTCTCACGAGGGCCGGTTACCATGTCCTCGTTGCAAAAGATGGAGAAGAAGGTTTAAGAACGATTTACTCTGAGAATCCAGACTTAGTCATCACTGATCTGATGATGCCAAAACTCAGTGGTCTTGATTTGATCAAAGAAATTAGAAAAAAAGAACTATTCCATTCCTTACCTGTCATCTTGTTAACAGCCAAAGCGGATGTAACCACGAGAAAGGAATTACACAGTGAAGGTGCTGACTTATACCTTTCAAAACCTTTTTTAGAATCAGAATTATTGAGTGTGATTCGAAATGCATTACGATTGAAACAAAAAGAATTTTATTTACAAAATGAATTAGCGCGTGGAATCAAAATCCAAAAAAGACTATTGCCTGAACCAAATTTTAATAAAAATCAAATCGATGTTAAATTAGAATTTTTGCCAAGTGATGGAATTGCAGGTGATTATTATTGCATCCAAACATTGGAAAATGGGAAAACTTTTGTTCTATTAGCAGATGTATCAGGGCATGGTTTCTCTGCAGGAATGATCTCCACCTTATTACACTTTAGCTTACAACTTCCCATTAACAACAAAGAAAATCCTGCCGAATGTTTGACCCAAATGAACTCAAATCTATATGGAAATACGGCAGGATTATTCATCACTGCAGTTGCCGTTGTCATTGATCCCCATGAAAAAAAATTCATTTGGTCGAAAGCAGGTCACGAAGACATTTATTTCGGCAATCAAAATCATATCACTGCTCTCTTAGGAAAAGGGAAACCTCTTTCCATTCTTCCTGAATGGGAGGGAACCAATTTCGAACTACCATATGAAGTGGGAGATAAACTCTTTTTATTCTCAGATGGTATTTTTGACGTTCGTTCAAAAGACAATTCGATGTTCCGAGAAAAGGGATTTGTTGAATGGTTAAAGGATGAATCTCTTTGGAAACGCGACAATTCACTCAAATCTTTGTTACAATCAGCGATTTCCCATCAAAACTCTGAACTCTTTGAAGACGATGTAACTTTACTTTCCATCCAATTCTTAAGGTAA
- a CDS encoding LA_2478/LA_2722/LA_4182 family protein: MKFLSKTNLTLLTLLSLLACNKLSQSPEAKLKELVPKFQKTMCSKTIECTKDEFAKIPPAYRNMIPPFMQSEENCITFFDQKMKEAEKKRIEEKKEVTEEQVQAFEKCILAFDQLTCDTFKGAKGKVSIPECEEAQKFSGN, translated from the coding sequence ATGAAATTTCTTTCAAAAACAAATCTGACTCTTCTCACTCTTTTGTCACTACTGGCTTGTAACAAACTTTCACAATCACCAGAAGCAAAACTAAAAGAATTAGTTCCAAAATTCCAAAAGACAATGTGTTCCAAAACGATTGAGTGTACGAAGGATGAATTTGCAAAAATCCCTCCTGCTTATCGGAATATGATCCCACCTTTTATGCAGTCGGAAGAAAACTGTATCACGTTCTTTGACCAAAAAATGAAGGAAGCTGAGAAAAAAAGAATCGAAGAGAAAAAGGAAGTAACAGAAGAACAAGTACAAGCTTTTGAAAAGTGTATCTTAGCATTTGATCAATTGACATGTGATACATTCAAAGGTGCAAAAGGAAAAGTTTCCATACCAGAATGTGAAGAAGCACAAAAATTTTCTGGCAACTAA
- a CDS encoding RNA polymerase sigma factor gives MDISNRIAGLYKTEASKMISVLCKYYGIQFLDNAEEIVNDTFLTASEDWVKKGIPNNPIPWLYSVAKNKANNRYKRDKIHHQKVIDHYLQETVSSEMDFDIVMEEVIDSQLMMMFVLSHPSIPMESQIGLALRILCGFTIDEIAKTFLTNKETISKRLYRAKEVLRENGISLEYPTSDEFQNRLQSVLRTLYLIFNKGYSMEGLETEIRRSLCLESIHLCSLLLETKISIHSDVYALLSLFCFQYSRFDARLGEEGEMILYEDQKREFWNLEFIQKGKYFYHLMSQNPMFSKFHLEANIAFWHSFPEGTNGKWQSICELYSALLFIESSSLIQLNRIYAVYKAYGNKEAIEELGKLALPKSSYYYSLLGELYSELDPLQSKEYFMEAISYVTSSQEMNSIQNRMKKLL, from the coding sequence ATGGATATTTCCAATCGGATTGCTGGTTTGTACAAGACGGAAGCTTCCAAAATGATTTCCGTTCTATGCAAATATTATGGAATTCAGTTTTTGGACAATGCGGAAGAAATCGTAAATGATACTTTTTTAACAGCAAGTGAAGATTGGGTCAAAAAAGGAATACCAAACAATCCAATCCCTTGGTTGTATTCCGTTGCAAAAAACAAAGCTAACAATCGATACAAACGAGATAAGATCCACCACCAGAAGGTCATCGATCATTATTTGCAAGAAACTGTCTCATCCGAAATGGATTTCGATATTGTGATGGAAGAGGTGATTGACAGTCAACTGATGATGATGTTCGTACTTTCCCATCCTTCCATCCCAATGGAATCACAAATAGGTTTGGCACTTCGGATTTTATGTGGATTTACCATTGATGAGATAGCAAAAACATTCTTAACCAACAAAGAAACCATATCAAAACGACTTTACCGTGCAAAAGAAGTCCTAAGGGAAAATGGTATCAGCTTAGAATATCCGACTTCAGATGAGTTTCAAAATCGTCTCCAATCCGTTTTGAGAACATTGTATCTCATTTTTAATAAAGGGTATTCAATGGAAGGATTAGAAACAGAGATTCGAAGGTCATTGTGTTTGGAATCAATCCACCTATGTAGCCTGCTATTAGAAACTAAAATATCGATTCATTCAGATGTATATGCTCTACTTTCTCTATTTTGTTTTCAATACTCACGTTTTGATGCAAGGTTGGGTGAGGAAGGAGAAATGATTCTTTATGAAGACCAAAAACGAGAATTTTGGAATTTGGAATTCATTCAAAAAGGAAAATACTTTTATCACTTGATGAGTCAAAACCCAATGTTTTCCAAATTCCATTTGGAAGCGAATATTGCTTTTTGGCATAGTTTCCCAGAAGGTACGAACGGGAAATGGCAAAGTATCTGTGAATTGTATTCGGCACTTCTGTTCATTGAATCCTCTTCTTTGATACAACTCAATCGAATTTATGCAGTCTACAAAGCGTACGGAAACAAAGAAGCGATCGAAGAATTGGGCAAGTTGGCTTTGCCAAAAAGTTCATATTATTATTCTTTGTTAGGTGAATTGTATTCTGAATTGGATCCTTTGCAATCAAAAGAATATTTTATGGAAGCAATTTCTTATGTGACCTCTTCCCAAGAAATGAATTCCATACAGAATCGAATGAAAAAACTACTGTAA
- a CDS encoding YciI family protein: MEEYLILMRLDFLTKGEKPSPEQLEIYMKQYHEWVNEIISKKKFISGIGLSEEGKVIRSKQIVTDGPFVETKESLAGFIIIHAENWEDAVGIAKKCPILGGEGNSVEVRMVKGTHQN; this comes from the coding sequence ATGGAAGAATATTTAATTTTAATGCGATTGGATTTTTTGACAAAAGGTGAAAAACCTTCACCAGAACAATTAGAGATTTATATGAAACAATACCATGAGTGGGTAAACGAGATCATTTCAAAAAAGAAATTCATTTCTGGAATTGGACTTTCGGAAGAAGGAAAAGTAATTCGCTCCAAACAAATCGTAACGGATGGTCCATTTGTTGAAACGAAGGAATCGCTAGCTGGTTTTATCATCATCCATGCAGAAAACTGGGAGGATGCAGTGGGGATTGCGAAAAAATGCCCCATATTAGGAGGTGAAGGGAACAGTGTGGAAGTCCGGATGGTAAAAGGGACACATCAGAATTAA
- a CDS encoding alpha/beta hydrolase — translation MFKTLQSKWKGKRGRYRIGILFFLSFFAIFIILLLFGICSASNQILFPKWKGITKDLGDCIREVERVWGKKCGNIRLTKEYFFSEISIPSINGCQLPGWKVIPSENEKNFGTKKSKAIILVHGGGSDRREVTRYIPFYLSLGMDVISFDLSCHGEAPCHFTGLSFGSRESRDVLSVLVYVKKQYNEIYMFGSSVGGSSILINLPIISGVNAIIVENPMISFERLISDSKEAKELPNFMIDLLVNLVLLRGNFDTMLSPENSMKISNGIPILLIHSLQDQIVSYHHSEYLSELYLGPVELWFPSYGEHGLIWNSNPAEYEDKIREYIGSYQNKRGE, via the coding sequence ATGTTCAAAACCTTACAATCCAAGTGGAAAGGGAAACGAGGTAGGTATCGGATAGGAATCCTCTTCTTTCTGTCTTTTTTTGCGATTTTCATCATTCTTTTGCTTTTTGGAATTTGCTCAGCAAGTAACCAAATTCTTTTCCCAAAATGGAAGGGAATCACCAAGGATTTGGGTGATTGCATTCGGGAAGTGGAAAGAGTATGGGGAAAAAAATGTGGAAACATTCGCCTAACAAAAGAGTACTTTTTTAGCGAAATATCAATTCCATCTATCAATGGTTGTCAATTGCCAGGTTGGAAGGTAATACCGTCTGAGAATGAAAAAAACTTTGGAACCAAAAAATCGAAGGCAATCATTCTTGTCCATGGTGGAGGCTCAGACAGAAGGGAAGTCACTCGTTACATCCCCTTTTATCTGAGTTTAGGAATGGATGTGATCAGTTTTGACTTATCTTGTCATGGGGAAGCACCTTGTCATTTCACGGGTTTGAGTTTTGGGAGTAGAGAATCAAGAGATGTTCTCTCCGTTTTGGTTTATGTGAAAAAACAATACAATGAGATTTACATGTTTGGATCTTCTGTGGGAGGTTCTTCCATACTGATCAATCTTCCCATCATAAGCGGAGTAAACGCGATCATAGTCGAGAACCCAATGATCAGTTTTGAACGATTGATTTCCGATTCGAAAGAAGCTAAAGAACTTCCGAATTTTATGATCGATCTGTTGGTAAACTTGGTATTGTTAAGAGGAAATTTTGATACAATGCTTAGTCCGGAAAATTCTATGAAGATTTCAAATGGTATTCCTATTCTTTTGATCCATAGCCTACAAGATCAAATCGTTTCCTATCATCATTCAGAATATTTGTCAGAACTTTATTTGGGACCAGTTGAATTATGGTTTCCCAGTTATGGAGAACATGGTCTTATTTGGAATTCCAATCCTGCTGAGTATGAAGATAAGATTAGGGAATATATAGGGAGTTATCAAAACAAACGAGGTGAATGA
- a CDS encoding ester cyclase, whose product MTQLEKNKEIVRRFNLEVIQNCNEDTFQELMHVDFINRTAPAQSNDAKGMWNTFHSILKPEFPDLRVEIYDQIAEGDRVTTRKAILGTHLGPLRGILPTQKQIRIDVIDIVRLLDGKYIEHWGINTLQTLLMELKS is encoded by the coding sequence ATGACTCAGTTAGAAAAAAACAAAGAGATCGTCAGAAGGTTCAATTTAGAAGTGATCCAAAACTGCAATGAGGATACCTTCCAAGAACTTATGCATGTAGATTTTATCAATCGCACCGCTCCTGCCCAATCCAATGATGCGAAAGGAATGTGGAATACTTTTCATTCTATTTTAAAACCAGAATTTCCCGACTTGAGAGTGGAGATTTATGACCAAATAGCGGAAGGTGATCGAGTCACGACACGCAAAGCGATACTTGGTACCCATTTAGGACCACTACGCGGAATTCTACCAACGCAAAAACAAATTCGGATCGATGTCATCGATATTGTTCGCTTGTTAGATGGCAAGTACATCGAACACTGGGGTATCAATACCTTACAAACATTGCTCATGGAACTAAAGTCTTAG
- a CDS encoding adenylate/guanylate cyclase domain-containing protein, which produces MKKTIVDEILITREIKNEKTVAVVRFAIFSFASLMDYLSYFHVINYTMVPPTIITLLLDTTFLVFAGFVFFFVTHFSFQPYLKFFTITLDYTIVGLMIFFDPTVQRGDGVIYFIAMIGAIFIYQFNLLRHSKIGTIYGAFLSFVFLFVISIGLGGGYPIDLIPMLFGLGMILAIGYVTTVSNIEMVKEANAKQMMERYLPSQLVSEFYKNNAQLEPGGEMKEVTILFSDIRSFTKYSEQRSAEEVVLFLNDYLSRMTDIIFRFNGTIDKFIGDAIMTIFGAPFKRDDDALRAVKTAVEMIREIHQFNQKKNLTEDQIQVGIGIHTGEVIVGNIGSDRRLDYTVIGDNVNLASRIEGLTKHYQCSILISEATFEQIEGKYSESDGFVIREIDKVIVKGKSKPISVYEVVCFPN; this is translated from the coding sequence ATGAAAAAAACGATAGTAGATGAAATTTTAATCACAAGAGAGATCAAAAATGAGAAAACAGTCGCTGTAGTTCGGTTTGCCATTTTTTCCTTCGCATCACTCATGGATTATTTGTCCTACTTCCATGTGATCAATTATACAATGGTTCCTCCCACAATCATCACACTTTTGTTAGACACAACATTTTTGGTTTTTGCAGGTTTTGTATTTTTTTTCGTAACTCATTTTTCGTTTCAACCTTATCTTAAATTTTTTACCATCACTTTGGATTATACCATTGTTGGGTTAATGATTTTTTTTGATCCAACGGTCCAAAGAGGTGATGGTGTTATTTATTTTATCGCAATGATAGGAGCCATTTTCATCTACCAATTTAACTTACTTAGGCATTCTAAAATTGGAACCATCTATGGAGCATTTTTATCATTTGTTTTCCTGTTTGTGATCTCCATTGGGTTAGGTGGAGGATACCCAATTGATTTGATCCCCATGTTATTTGGACTGGGTATGATACTTGCGATTGGGTATGTGACAACAGTTTCCAACATTGAAATGGTTAAAGAAGCAAACGCAAAACAAATGATGGAAAGATACCTTCCCTCTCAATTAGTAAGTGAGTTTTATAAAAACAATGCACAATTAGAACCAGGCGGGGAAATGAAAGAGGTAACAATCCTTTTTTCTGATATACGATCTTTTACAAAATATTCTGAACAAAGGTCGGCCGAAGAAGTGGTTCTCTTCTTAAATGACTATTTATCTCGTATGACAGACATTATATTTCGATTCAATGGAACCATCGATAAGTTTATTGGAGACGCCATCATGACGATTTTTGGTGCACCTTTTAAACGAGATGATGATGCACTCCGCGCCGTCAAAACGGCTGTGGAAATGATTCGAGAGATACATCAATTCAATCAAAAAAAGAATTTAACTGAAGATCAAATCCAGGTGGGAATCGGAATTCACACAGGTGAAGTTATTGTTGGAAATATTGGTTCCGATCGAAGGTTAGATTATACTGTTATTGGTGACAATGTAAACTTAGCATCAAGGATTGAAGGATTAACCAAACACTACCAATGTTCAATTTTGATTTCTGAAGCCACCTTTGAACAAATTGAAGGAAAATATAGTGAATCGGATGGGTTTGTGATCCGAGAAATTGATAAAGTCATTGTGAAAGGAAAATCAAAACCCATTTCCGTATATGAAGTTGTTTGTTTCCCTAACTGA